Proteins from one Pseudoliparis swirei isolate HS2019 ecotype Mariana Trench chromosome 22, NWPU_hadal_v1, whole genome shotgun sequence genomic window:
- the galnt1 gene encoding polypeptide N-acetylgalactosaminyltransferase 1 translates to MRRFAYCKVVLATSLVWVMLDMFILLYFSECNKCDDKRERGLPGRQDAMTRPRDGPGEGGKPVVIPKDNQEKMKEMFKINQFNLMASEMIALNRSLPDVRLEGCKNKLYPDDLPRTSVVIVFHNEAWSTLLRTVHSVIDRSPHTLLEEILLVDDASERDFLKRPLEQYVRRLEVPVKVVRMDQRSGLIRARLKGASLSTGQVITFLDAHCECTIGWLEPLLIRIKQDKRTVVCPIIDVISDDTFEYMAGSDMTYGGFNWKLNFRWYPVPQREMDRRKGDRTLPVRTPTMAGGLFSIDRDYFQEIGTYDAGMDIWGGENLEISFRIWQCGGTLEIVTCSHVGHVFRKATPYTFPGGTGQIINKNNRRLAEVWMDEFKNFFYIISPGVTKVDYGDITSRSALRQKLQCKPFSWFLENVYPDSQIPRHYYSLGEIRNVETNQCLDNMARKENEKVGIFNCHGMGGNQVFSSTANKEIRTDDLCLDVSKLNGPVMMLKCHHLKGNQLWDYDPVKLSLTHVNSNQCLDKASEEDSQVPSVKDCTHTRSQQWLLRNVTLPEVF, encoded by the exons ATGCGGAGGTTCGCTTACTGTAAGGTGGTTTTGGCCACTTCTCTGGTGTGGGTGATGCTGGATATGTTCATTCTGCTCTACTTCAGCGAGTGCAACAAGTGTGacgacaaaagagagagaggactgccagggagaCAAG ATGCCATGACCAGGCCGCGGGACGGGCCCGGAGAAGGCGGAAAGCCGGTGGTGATCCCGAAGGATAACcaggagaagatgaaggagatgtTTAAGATCAATCAGTTCAACCTCATGGCCTCGGAGATGATCGCTCTCAATCGGTCACTGCCTGACGTCCGCCTGGAAGG GTGTAAGAACAAGTTGTACCCCGATGATCTTCCCCGCACCAGCGTGGTGATTGTATTTCACAATGAGGCGTGGAGCACGCTGCTGCGGACCGTCCACTCCGTCATCGACCGATCGCCTCACACACTGCTGGAGGAGATTCTCCTCGTGGACGATGCCAGCGAGAGAG ACTTCCTGAAGCGGCCGTTGGAGCAGTATGTCAGAAGGCTGGAAGTCCCTGTCAAAGTGGTGAGAATGGATCAGCGCTCTGGACTTATTCGTGCTCGCCTCAAGGGAGCGTCCCTCTCCActggccag GTTATAACCTTTCTGGACGCTCATTGTGAATGCACGATAGGGTGGCTTGAGCCTCTGCTCATCCGCATCAAGCAAGACAA GAGAACAGTGGTGTGCCCCATCATCGACGTGATCAGCGACGATACGTTCGAATACATGGCAGGATCCGACATGACGTACGGGGGCTTCAACTGGAAACTCAACTTCCGCTGGTACCCCGTTCCCCAGAGAGAGATGGACCGGCGCAAAGGGGACCGCACGCTGCCCGTCAG gactCCCACCATGGCAGGTGGCTTGTTCTCCATAGACAGAGATTATTTCCAGGAGATTGGCACGTATGACGCAGGCATGGACATCTGGGGTGGAGAGAACCTGGAAATCTCTTTCAGA ATCTGGCAGTGCGGCGGGACGCTGGAGATCGTCACGTGCTCTCACGTGGGCCACGTGTTCAGAAAGGCGACGCCCTACACGTTCCCCGGAGGAACGGGACAGATCATCAACAAAAACAACCGGCGCCTGGCCGAAGTCTGGATGGATGAATTTAAAAACTTCTTCTACATCATCTCTCCTG GTGTGACCAAAGTGGACTACGGTGACATCACATCTCGCTCGGCGCTGAGACAAAAGCTCCAATGTAAACCCTTCAGTTGGTTCTTGGAGAACGTCTACCCCGACTCGCAGATCCCCAGACACTATTACTCCCTGGGAGAG ATCCGCAACGTGGAGACCAACCAGTGCCTGGACAACATGGCCCGCAAGGAGAATGAGAAAGTCGGCATTTTCAACTGCCACGGCATGGGAGGCAACCAG GTTTTCTCCTCCACGGCCAACAAGGAGATCAGGACAGATGACTTGTGTCTGGACGTGTCCAAGCTCAACGGACCCGTCATGATGCTCAAGTGCCATCACCTCAAAGGCAACCAGCTCTGGGATTACGACCCCGTG AAGCTGAGCCTGACCCACGTCAACAGTAACCAGTGTCTGGACAAGGCCAGTGAGGAGGACAGCCAGGTGCCCAGCGTCaaagactgcacacacacacgctcccaaCAGTGGCTGCTCCGCAACGTCACACTACCAGAGGTCTTCTGA